A single region of the Streptomyces sp. NBC_00236 genome encodes:
- a CDS encoding MFS transporter yields the protein MTGSHATPRQAAESPEKGRGSGIALLVICSCQLMVVLDITIVNIALPHIQTSLGFSTENLSWVINAYTLTFGGLLLLGGRLGDILGRRRVFMFGVALFVFASLLGGLSQESWQLLAARSLQGVGGAIASPTALSLITTTFREGPARNRAFGVFAAVSAGGSAIGLLAGGVLVEWLDWRWIFFVNIPIGLLIVLATPRYIRESERHPGHFDLLGALTATLGMVCLVYGFIRASEEGWSDTLTLSAFAAAVVLLALFIAIENRSRQPITPLWMFRDRNRAGTYGMMLSLAAAMFGMFFFLTLFVQNILDFSPLKAGLAFLPISAIIAVGAGIASQLLPKWGPKPFMVTGALLAAVGLGWLTQTDVHSSYLGSLLGPVLVFGLGMGLQFVSLTLMAVSGVEPKEAGAASGILNTTQQVGGSLGLSILVTVFGTASRNEATDQVPKFLANATPAELAEFRRTRELPGQWGDQVLASGVSQAFVVAAVFAVVAALIALIVIQVRPSDLERLRGDGAMPGAGQADGGPAEATTTGAPDPAARPPSGEAREGPRPER from the coding sequence ATGACGGGCTCCCACGCGACACCCCGGCAGGCTGCCGAATCCCCGGAGAAGGGGCGCGGCAGCGGGATCGCCCTTCTCGTCATCTGTTCGTGCCAGCTGATGGTGGTCCTCGACATCACCATCGTGAACATCGCCCTCCCGCACATCCAGACCTCGCTGGGGTTCTCCACCGAGAACCTCTCCTGGGTCATCAACGCCTATACGCTCACGTTCGGTGGGCTGCTCCTGCTGGGCGGGCGCCTCGGTGACATCCTCGGGCGCCGCAGAGTCTTCATGTTCGGCGTCGCCCTCTTCGTCTTCGCCTCCCTGCTCGGCGGTCTCTCCCAGGAGTCGTGGCAACTGCTCGCCGCACGCTCCCTCCAGGGCGTCGGTGGCGCGATCGCCTCGCCGACCGCGTTGTCGCTCATCACCACGACCTTCCGCGAAGGCCCGGCCCGCAACAGGGCGTTCGGCGTGTTCGCGGCCGTCTCGGCGGGCGGCAGCGCCATCGGACTGCTGGCGGGCGGGGTGCTGGTGGAGTGGCTGGACTGGCGGTGGATCTTCTTCGTCAACATCCCCATCGGCCTGCTGATCGTGCTCGCCACTCCCCGCTACATCCGGGAGTCCGAACGCCACCCCGGGCACTTCGACCTCCTCGGCGCACTCACGGCGACGCTCGGCATGGTGTGCCTCGTCTACGGCTTCATCCGGGCCTCCGAAGAGGGGTGGAGCGACACCCTCACCCTGTCGGCGTTCGCGGCGGCTGTCGTGCTGCTCGCCCTGTTCATCGCGATAGAGAACCGGTCCCGGCAGCCCATCACACCCCTGTGGATGTTCCGCGACCGCAACCGCGCCGGCACGTACGGGATGATGCTGAGCCTCGCCGCGGCGATGTTCGGCATGTTCTTCTTCCTGACCCTTTTCGTGCAGAACATCCTGGACTTCAGCCCCCTGAAGGCGGGTCTCGCCTTCCTGCCGATCAGCGCCATCATCGCGGTCGGCGCGGGCATCGCCTCCCAGCTGCTGCCCAAATGGGGTCCCAAGCCCTTCATGGTGACCGGTGCGCTCCTCGCAGCCGTGGGGCTGGGCTGGCTGACACAGACTGATGTCCACAGCTCGTACCTCGGAAGCCTCCTGGGACCGGTGCTGGTGTTCGGACTCGGTATGGGCCTGCAGTTCGTGTCGCTGACGCTGATGGCCGTCTCCGGGGTGGAGCCGAAGGAGGCCGGTGCGGCCTCCGGGATCCTCAACACCACGCAACAGGTGGGCGGATCGCTCGGCCTGTCCATCCTCGTCACGGTCTTCGGTACGGCCAGCCGCAACGAAGCCACCGATCAGGTACCGAAGTTCCTGGCGAACGCGACACCGGCCGAGCTCGCGGAATTCCGCAGGACCCGCGAGCTGCCGGGGCAGTGGGGCGACCAGGTGCTGGCGTCCGGCGTCTCCCAGGCGTTCGTCGTCGCCGCGGTCTTCGCTGTCGTCGCCGCCCTGATCGCCCTGATCGTCATCCAGGTACGCCCCTCGGACCTGGAGCGCCTGCGCGGCGACGGCGCGATGCCCGGTGCGGGGCAGGCGGACGGCGGGCCGGCGGAGGCGACGACCACCGGTGCGCCGGATCCCGCCGCGCGGCCGCCGAGCGGGGAAGCCCGCGAAGGCCCCCGTCCGGAGCGGTGA
- a CDS encoding TetR/AcrR family transcriptional regulator — translation MTGETRRGYAKGRAKRVEILDQAMAMFGEVGYRGASLRVIATRCGISHPGLLHHFPTKGSLLLAVLEHRDAVDGEWFSVGEPRGVDCLRRFVDLAVLNAERRGIVELFSVLAAEATSAEHPAHAYFVERYRNLVLTTAVSYGEARDEGALREGIDPGEAAQQLIALMDGLQTQWLLSGCATDMAGVMRAHVQAQLTVPL, via the coding sequence GTGACGGGTGAGACGCGTCGCGGATATGCGAAGGGCCGTGCCAAGCGCGTGGAGATCCTCGACCAGGCGATGGCCATGTTCGGCGAGGTCGGCTACCGGGGTGCCTCGCTGCGCGTGATCGCGACCCGCTGCGGCATTTCGCACCCGGGCCTGCTGCACCATTTCCCCACGAAGGGGTCGCTGCTTCTCGCGGTTCTCGAGCACCGCGACGCGGTGGACGGGGAGTGGTTCTCCGTCGGCGAGCCCAGGGGCGTGGACTGCCTGCGCCGGTTCGTCGACCTTGCCGTGCTGAACGCCGAACGGCGGGGAATCGTCGAGCTGTTCTCCGTACTCGCCGCCGAGGCGACCTCTGCCGAGCACCCGGCTCACGCCTATTTCGTCGAGCGGTACCGCAACCTGGTGCTGACCACTGCGGTCTCGTACGGGGAAGCCCGCGACGAGGGGGCCCTGAGGGAGGGGATCGATCCCGGCGAGGCGGCGCAGCAGTTGATCGCGCTGATGGACGGGCTTCAGACGCAGTGGCTCCTCAGTGGCTGCGCGACGGACATGGCCGGTGTGATGCGTGCCCACGTGCAGGCGCAGTTGACCGTGCCACTCTGA
- a CDS encoding glycoside hydrolase family 3 N-terminal domain-containing protein gives MGSSLPYLDPTLSVPERVADLVGRMTLPEKAGQMLQLNAKDGVRHLIEDMHAGSILHASPDRVLEAAALTERTRLRIPLLVAEDCIHGHSFWEGATIYPTQLGMAATWDPELVERIARATAVEVAATGVHWTFSPVLCITRDLRWGRVSETFGEDPFLIGELASAMVRGYQGDGLDDPTAVLACAKHFAGYSETQGGRDASEADISRRKLRSWFLPPFERVAREGCRTFMLGYQSMDGVPVTVNNWLLNEVLRGEWGYTGTLVTDWDNVGRMVWEQHVYADHTQAAAAAVRAGNDMVMTTPAFFEGAQEAVATGMLDEAEIDAAVRRVLTLKFELGLFENPRHPDPERQAAVIGSADHAGLNLEAARRSLVLLANDGTLPLAGGFGAGPDGRAVAGAGSAPRTVAVIGPNADDAQTQLGDWAGSSGQADWLPDGHPRAMIRTVLDGFREHVPDGWTVTHARGADILTVGPDPEGAFFPDGQPRPEIVVPAEPSAAMIAEAVAAAEAADHVVAVVGDRIELVGEGRSTATLELIGGQIALLDALVATGKPVVVVVISSKPLVLPPSAHRAAAIVHAFNPGMLGGRAVAELALGLIEPSGRLPLSFARHAGQQPTYYNQVRGQHGTRYADLTQRPAFVFGEGLSYTTVTYTDLEVSTDVLGTGDTLRARVTVRNTGERPVLETVQAYVSDTVTSVTWAEKELKAYRQVRLAPGESREVVIELPVAECSLVDAEGRRIVEPGAFELLVGPSSRDSVLLRAGFTVKG, from the coding sequence GTGGGCTCCTCCCTGCCTTACCTCGACCCCACTCTGTCCGTCCCGGAGCGCGTTGCCGACCTGGTCGGCCGGATGACGCTGCCGGAGAAGGCCGGCCAGATGCTTCAACTGAACGCGAAGGACGGGGTGCGGCACCTCATCGAGGACATGCACGCGGGATCGATCCTCCACGCCTCCCCCGACCGGGTGCTGGAGGCGGCCGCGCTCACCGAGCGGACCCGGCTGCGGATCCCCCTGCTCGTCGCGGAGGACTGCATCCACGGTCACTCGTTCTGGGAGGGTGCGACGATCTACCCCACCCAGCTCGGCATGGCGGCGACCTGGGACCCGGAGCTGGTGGAGCGGATCGCCCGGGCGACGGCCGTCGAGGTGGCCGCTACGGGCGTGCACTGGACGTTCTCCCCGGTCCTGTGCATCACCCGCGACCTGCGCTGGGGCCGGGTCAGCGAGACGTTCGGCGAGGACCCCTTCCTCATCGGTGAGCTGGCCTCGGCGATGGTGCGCGGCTACCAGGGCGACGGTCTTGACGACCCGACGGCGGTCCTGGCGTGCGCGAAGCACTTCGCGGGCTACTCCGAGACCCAGGGCGGCCGGGACGCGAGCGAGGCCGACATCTCCCGGCGCAAGTTGCGCTCATGGTTCCTGCCGCCGTTCGAGCGGGTCGCCCGCGAGGGCTGCCGGACGTTCATGCTCGGCTACCAGTCCATGGACGGGGTGCCGGTCACGGTCAACAACTGGCTGCTGAACGAGGTGCTGCGCGGCGAGTGGGGCTACACGGGCACGCTGGTGACCGACTGGGACAACGTCGGCCGCATGGTGTGGGAGCAGCATGTGTACGCCGACCACACACAGGCGGCCGCCGCCGCGGTCCGCGCGGGCAACGACATGGTCATGACGACGCCGGCCTTCTTCGAGGGGGCCCAGGAGGCGGTCGCCACCGGCATGCTCGACGAGGCGGAGATCGACGCGGCGGTCCGGCGCGTGCTCACGCTCAAGTTCGAGCTCGGCCTCTTCGAGAATCCGCGCCACCCCGACCCCGAGCGCCAGGCCGCGGTGATCGGCAGCGCGGACCACGCCGGGCTCAACCTCGAAGCGGCGCGGCGCTCGCTGGTGCTGCTGGCCAACGACGGCACGCTGCCGCTGGCCGGCGGCTTCGGGGCCGGTCCCGACGGCCGCGCGGTCGCGGGTGCCGGATCGGCGCCGCGCACCGTCGCCGTGATCGGGCCCAACGCCGATGACGCGCAGACCCAGCTCGGCGACTGGGCGGGCTCCTCGGGCCAGGCGGACTGGCTGCCGGACGGGCATCCGCGGGCCATGATCCGTACCGTGCTCGACGGGTTCCGCGAGCATGTGCCGGACGGCTGGACCGTGACGCACGCCCGGGGCGCCGACATCCTGACCGTGGGCCCGGACCCCGAGGGCGCGTTCTTCCCCGACGGGCAGCCGCGGCCGGAGATCGTCGTCCCGGCGGAGCCGTCCGCGGCCATGATCGCCGAGGCGGTGGCCGCCGCGGAGGCGGCCGACCACGTGGTCGCGGTCGTGGGTGACCGCATCGAGCTGGTCGGTGAGGGCCGCTCCACGGCGACCCTGGAGCTGATCGGCGGCCAGATCGCGCTGCTCGACGCACTCGTCGCCACGGGCAAGCCGGTCGTCGTGGTCGTCATCAGCTCCAAGCCGCTCGTCCTGCCGCCGTCCGCCCACCGCGCGGCGGCGATCGTGCACGCCTTCAACCCGGGCATGCTCGGTGGCCGGGCCGTCGCCGAACTCGCGCTCGGCCTGATCGAGCCGTCCGGGCGGCTGCCCCTGTCCTTCGCTCGTCATGCGGGGCAGCAGCCGACGTACTACAACCAGGTCCGCGGCCAGCACGGCACCCGCTACGCCGACCTGACGCAGCGTCCGGCGTTCGTGTTCGGCGAGGGCCTCAGCTACACGACAGTCACGTACACCGACCTGGAGGTGAGCACCGACGTCCTCGGCACGGGTGACACCCTGCGGGCGCGGGTCACCGTCCGCAACACGGGTGAACGCCCCGTGCTGGAGACCGTGCAGGCGTACGTCAGCGACACCGTGACCTCCGTGACCTGGGCGGAGAAGGAGCTCAAGGCCTACCGTCAGGTTCGGCTGGCCCCCGGCGAGTCGCGCGAGGTCGTCATCGAGCTCCCGGTCGCCGAGTGCAGCCTGGTGGACGCCGAGGGCCGGCGGATCGTCGAGCCGGGTGCGTTCGAACTCCTCGTCGGTCCGTCGTCGCGCGACTCCGTACTGCTGCGGGCGGGGTTCACGGTCAAGGGCTAG
- a CDS encoding carbohydrate binding domain-containing protein, with protein MKRTPHRLPRRPLAAATAAAAVLGLFTALPGTPDLDAAPVAAAETSTTVFYYTKTKNWTAYNLHYAPDGGSWTSVPGVAMEAACTDWVKKTVSLGTAAGLKATFNNGSGVWDNNAGKNYDLGSGNVTVKDGVVAHSDPCAGTGPDPSPTGDGANTASVYYSTATVGWTTTNLHYQPAGGSWTTVPGVGMEPACTGWVKKTVDLGAATSMQAVFNNGNGVWDNNNGGNYTIPAGVSTVKDRAVAKDAKDPCVAEPPDTQAPTVPTEVTAKADGVAVILTWEPSSDNKKVTKYQVTRTGGTKGSVVTDVSSTVLSESNLEEKTAYTYTVKAVDAAGNTSAASADAKATTGVKPPTAAQGRPLGTDPRKDPIYFVLTARFNDGDAGNNRGGNQDVKSGNAANNDPMFRGDFKGLVNKLDYIKGLGFSAIWITPVVLNRSDYDYHGYHGYDFYKVDPRLESAGASYQDLINAAHAKGVKIYQDVVYNHSSRWGAKGLFTPTVYGVRDSQWSWYYDEKSEGFEYDGLTVDPKSGKSYYNGDLWSTAEPAGNTCLNWGKATGATSPEGYRIYNCQWPNPTSGMFPKEYYHNCWLGNWEGEDSRSCWLHDDLADFNTESAPVQNYLIGAYNKYIDMGVDGFRIDTAVHIPRTTWNRRFLPAIQERVTQQFGAEAAKNFLVFGEVGAFVNDKWNRGSVNHSAQFFTWKERKEYAADDAKAALEMYDYEQQLGTGAQPTSDNAFLNGNTYHVPDHSKFSGMNIIDMRMHMNFGDATNAYNNGKDSDDSTNDATYNVVYVDSHDYGPNKSSERYTGGTDAWAENMALMWTFRGIPTLYYGSEIEFQAGKKIDCGPTCPLATTGRAYYGDHLAGSVTASEFSKVDSATGEVANTLAKPLVKHVQRLNEIRRAVPALQMGQYSTEGITGQMAYKRRYTSGATDSFALVTVTGGASYTGIPNGTYKDAVTGDTRVVTDGKLTVAAPGKGNMRVYVLNGPGMIGTAGPYLK; from the coding sequence ATGAAACGCACCCCTCACCGGCTGCCGAGACGCCCCCTGGCGGCAGCCACGGCCGCGGCCGCAGTGCTCGGCCTGTTCACCGCACTGCCCGGGACCCCTGACCTCGACGCGGCTCCCGTCGCCGCTGCCGAGACCTCCACGACCGTCTTCTACTACACCAAGACGAAGAACTGGACTGCGTACAACCTGCATTACGCGCCGGACGGCGGTTCCTGGACCTCCGTGCCCGGTGTGGCGATGGAGGCCGCGTGCACCGACTGGGTCAAGAAGACCGTCTCGCTCGGCACCGCGGCGGGGCTGAAGGCGACCTTCAACAACGGCTCGGGTGTCTGGGACAACAACGCCGGCAAGAACTACGACCTGGGCAGCGGGAACGTCACCGTCAAGGACGGGGTCGTGGCGCACAGCGACCCGTGCGCCGGGACCGGCCCGGACCCGAGCCCCACCGGCGACGGCGCCAACACGGCCTCGGTGTACTACTCGACGGCCACCGTCGGCTGGACCACCACCAATCTGCACTACCAGCCCGCGGGCGGCTCCTGGACCACGGTGCCGGGCGTCGGTATGGAGCCCGCCTGCACCGGCTGGGTGAAGAAGACGGTCGACCTCGGCGCCGCCACCTCGATGCAGGCCGTGTTCAACAACGGCAACGGGGTCTGGGACAACAACAACGGCGGCAACTACACGATCCCCGCCGGCGTCAGCACCGTGAAGGACCGCGCGGTGGCCAAGGACGCCAAGGACCCGTGCGTCGCCGAGCCGCCGGACACCCAGGCGCCGACCGTGCCCACCGAGGTGACGGCCAAGGCCGACGGGGTGGCCGTCATCCTCACCTGGGAACCCTCCTCCGACAACAAGAAGGTGACCAAGTACCAGGTCACCCGGACCGGAGGGACCAAGGGCAGTGTCGTCACCGATGTGAGCTCGACGGTGCTCTCCGAGTCGAACCTGGAGGAGAAGACCGCCTACACCTACACGGTCAAGGCGGTCGACGCGGCGGGCAACACGTCTGCCGCCTCCGCGGACGCGAAGGCGACCACCGGGGTCAAGCCGCCGACGGCCGCCCAGGGCAGGCCACTGGGCACCGACCCGCGCAAGGACCCGATCTACTTCGTGCTGACCGCACGCTTCAACGACGGGGACGCGGGCAACAACCGGGGTGGCAACCAGGACGTGAAGTCCGGCAACGCCGCCAACAACGACCCCATGTTCCGGGGTGACTTCAAGGGTCTGGTCAACAAGCTCGACTACATCAAGGGGCTCGGCTTCTCGGCCATCTGGATCACCCCGGTCGTCCTGAACCGGTCCGACTACGACTACCACGGCTATCACGGCTACGACTTCTACAAGGTCGACCCGCGCCTGGAGTCCGCCGGAGCCTCGTACCAGGACCTGATCAACGCGGCCCACGCCAAGGGCGTGAAGATCTACCAGGACGTCGTCTACAACCACTCCTCGCGCTGGGGTGCCAAGGGCCTGTTCACCCCGACCGTCTACGGCGTCAGGGACAGCCAGTGGAGCTGGTACTACGACGAGAAGAGCGAGGGCTTCGAGTACGACGGACTGACCGTCGACCCCAAGAGCGGCAAGTCGTACTACAACGGCGACCTGTGGTCCACGGCCGAGCCCGCGGGCAACACCTGTCTCAACTGGGGCAAGGCGACCGGGGCCACCTCACCCGAGGGCTACAGGATCTACAACTGCCAGTGGCCCAACCCCACATCGGGCATGTTCCCGAAGGAGTACTACCACAACTGCTGGCTGGGGAACTGGGAGGGCGAGGACTCCCGCTCGTGCTGGCTGCACGACGACCTCGCCGACTTCAACACCGAGTCCGCACCGGTCCAGAACTACCTCATCGGCGCGTACAACAAGTACATCGACATGGGCGTCGACGGATTCCGCATCGACACCGCCGTCCACATCCCGCGCACCACCTGGAACCGCCGCTTCCTGCCCGCGATCCAGGAGCGCGTCACCCAGCAGTTCGGCGCGGAGGCCGCGAAGAACTTCCTGGTCTTCGGTGAGGTCGGCGCGTTCGTCAACGACAAGTGGAACCGTGGCTCGGTCAACCACTCCGCGCAGTTCTTCACCTGGAAGGAACGCAAGGAGTACGCCGCCGACGACGCCAAGGCCGCGCTGGAGATGTACGACTACGAGCAGCAGCTCGGCACCGGGGCACAGCCGACCTCGGACAACGCGTTCCTGAACGGCAACACGTACCACGTACCGGACCACAGCAAGTTCTCCGGCATGAACATCATCGACATGCGCATGCACATGAACTTCGGGGACGCCACGAACGCGTACAACAACGGCAAGGACTCCGACGACTCGACCAACGACGCCACCTACAACGTCGTCTACGTCGACAGCCACGACTACGGCCCCAACAAGAGCAGTGAGCGCTACACGGGCGGCACCGACGCCTGGGCCGAGAACATGGCCCTGATGTGGACCTTCCGCGGCATCCCCACCCTCTACTACGGATCGGAGATCGAGTTCCAGGCCGGCAAGAAGATCGACTGCGGCCCCACCTGCCCGCTGGCCACGACCGGACGGGCCTACTACGGCGACCACCTCGCGGGGAGCGTCACGGCCTCGGAGTTCTCCAAGGTCGACTCCGCCACCGGTGAGGTCGCCAACACGCTGGCCAAGCCCCTGGTCAAGCACGTCCAGCGGCTCAACGAGATCCGCCGGGCCGTGCCCGCCCTGCAGATGGGCCAGTACTCCACCGAGGGCATCACCGGCCAGATGGCGTACAAGCGGCGCTACACCAGCGGCGCGACGGACAGCTTCGCGCTCGTCACCGTCACCGGCGGAGCCTCGTACACCGGTATCCCCAACGGCACGTACAAGGACGCCGTCACCGGCGACACGCGGGTCGTCACCGACGGGAAGCTCACCGTCGCCGCCCCCGGCAAGGGCAACATGCGCGTCTACGTGCTGAACGGCCCGGGCATGATCGGCACCGCGGGCCCCTACCTGAAGTAG
- a CDS encoding carbohydrate kinase family protein → MVVGGSGVDTIVRVDALPVPLADSVMVGPIEEWPGHTGGNVALGARALGLEVALLDCIGDDWTGAQVRERLAKGDVEFHPVVSAAGTRRAVNLVDSTGRRMSFYDARDPEDLRMPQDFYLPRLRRARHVHLSIMNFTRFLYDDIEALGVPVSTDLHDWDGLADHQREFALRSDLVFFSAAVTGDRTPALMREILREGRAGTVVATAGAEGSYVLTRDGAPDPLHVPATSPPAPVVDSNGAGDAFVTGFLYGRLEGRDALGSARLGAVAGAFACTAPGSTAMIGREALLASDGGAP, encoded by the coding sequence TTGGTGGTCGGCGGCAGCGGAGTGGACACGATCGTCCGCGTCGACGCCCTGCCCGTCCCGCTCGCCGACTCGGTCATGGTCGGCCCGATCGAGGAGTGGCCCGGTCACACCGGGGGCAACGTGGCTCTCGGCGCCCGAGCGCTGGGGCTGGAGGTCGCGCTGCTCGACTGCATCGGCGACGACTGGACCGGTGCGCAGGTGCGCGAGCGGCTGGCCAAGGGCGATGTGGAGTTCCACCCGGTGGTCTCGGCGGCGGGTACCCGCCGTGCGGTGAACCTGGTGGATTCGACCGGCCGGCGGATGTCGTTCTACGACGCCCGCGATCCCGAGGACCTGAGGATGCCGCAGGACTTCTATCTTCCCCGGCTGCGGCGCGCCCGCCATGTCCATCTGTCCATCATGAACTTCACCCGCTTCCTGTACGACGACATCGAGGCCCTCGGTGTCCCGGTCTCCACCGATCTGCACGACTGGGACGGGCTGGCCGACCATCAGCGGGAGTTCGCCCTCCGGTCCGATCTCGTGTTCTTCAGCGCGGCGGTGACGGGTGACCGAACGCCTGCGCTGATGCGGGAGATCCTGCGTGAGGGCCGCGCCGGCACGGTGGTGGCCACGGCGGGTGCGGAGGGCTCCTACGTCCTCACCCGCGACGGCGCTCCGGATCCGCTCCACGTCCCGGCGACCTCGCCTCCCGCACCGGTGGTGGACAGCAACGGTGCGGGCGACGCGTTCGTCACCGGGTTCCTGTACGGACGGCTCGAAGGCCGGGACGCCCTCGGGTCCGCCCGGCTGGGCGCGGTGGCGGGCGCCTTCGCCTGTACGGCACCCGGCTCCACGGCCATGATCGGCCGGGAGGCCCTGCTGGCCTCGGACGGCGGCGCTCCGTAG
- a CDS encoding MMPL family transporter, with protein sequence MPDVQERRAPGPAALICGRRTKWLVVALWLIVLVVAAPLAQKLTDAQDNDATSWLPSSAESTQVLESSKHFRPEVITAIVVYARGDGLTAADRARIIGDTRQLRTLDAHGVRGPQTRGPVYDKSAAPSAAQVFVPITMGEEGWERIGPAVDSIREIVGTSSGGLAVHVTGPGGVTADSAEAFSGIDSTLLFAALGVVIVMLLITYRSPTLLLLPVIAVVAALFSAQAVIYLLAAHAGLTVNGQSAGILTVLVFGAGTDYALLLVARYREELRRHEDRHEAMARALHRAGPAVLASSGTVVLGMLVLLVAEMNSTRGLGPVAAIGVAVALIAMLTLLPALLVIFGRWVFWPVIPHFGSAEPTEHGFWARMGERQARRPRTIWIVTALVLAGLSLGLTQLRASGLSNADSFTGKPDSITGQEIQDRYFPGGSGDPLVVVAAADRAPAVRAAVETTQGVVPGSVGTPPGARPEANGQVIFEATMTDPADSDAAKDTVERVRDAVHAVPGADAQVGGSTAALLDMDAATRHDNLLIIPLVLLVVLVILGLLLRAVVAPLVLVATVVLSFAAALGISALAFRHVFDYAGESTDFPLFVFVFLVALGIDYNIFLSTRIREEAALQGTRAGVVSGLAATGAVITSAGLVLAGTFAALGTLPVVVFAEIGFAVALGVLLDTFVVRSVLVTSLFLDIGPRVWWPSRAAHEDGAAAREAGARTPKA encoded by the coding sequence ATGCCGGACGTACAGGAACGCCGAGCGCCGGGGCCGGCCGCACTCATCTGCGGCCGGCGCACCAAATGGCTGGTCGTGGCCCTGTGGCTGATCGTTCTCGTGGTCGCGGCGCCGCTCGCCCAGAAGCTCACCGACGCCCAGGACAACGACGCCACCTCCTGGCTGCCGAGCAGCGCGGAGTCCACCCAGGTCCTGGAGAGCTCGAAGCATTTCCGGCCCGAGGTCATCACCGCCATCGTCGTGTACGCGCGTGGGGACGGGCTCACCGCTGCCGACCGCGCACGGATCATCGGGGACACCCGGCAGTTGCGGACGCTGGACGCGCACGGCGTGCGGGGTCCGCAGACCCGGGGGCCCGTCTACGACAAGAGCGCCGCACCGTCGGCCGCGCAGGTCTTCGTGCCGATCACGATGGGCGAGGAGGGCTGGGAGCGGATCGGCCCCGCGGTCGACTCCATCCGGGAGATCGTGGGCACGAGCAGCGGCGGTCTCGCCGTGCACGTCACCGGGCCCGGCGGCGTCACGGCCGACTCCGCGGAGGCCTTCTCCGGCATCGACTCCACCCTGTTGTTCGCCGCGCTGGGGGTGGTGATCGTGATGCTGCTGATCACCTACCGCAGCCCCACCCTTCTCCTGCTGCCCGTGATCGCGGTCGTGGCCGCGCTGTTCAGCGCGCAGGCGGTGATCTATCTGCTCGCGGCGCACGCGGGCCTGACCGTGAACGGGCAGAGCGCGGGCATCCTCACGGTGCTGGTCTTCGGTGCGGGCACGGACTACGCCCTGCTGCTCGTGGCCCGCTACCGGGAGGAGCTGCGCCGCCACGAGGACCGGCACGAGGCGATGGCGCGGGCACTGCACCGGGCCGGGCCGGCCGTGCTGGCGAGCAGCGGCACCGTGGTGCTCGGCATGCTGGTGCTGCTGGTCGCCGAGATGAACTCGACCCGGGGACTCGGGCCCGTGGCCGCGATCGGTGTGGCGGTCGCCCTGATCGCCATGCTCACGCTCCTGCCGGCGCTGCTGGTGATCTTCGGCCGGTGGGTCTTCTGGCCGGTGATCCCGCATTTCGGATCCGCGGAACCCACCGAGCACGGCTTCTGGGCGCGGATGGGCGAGCGGCAGGCGCGCCGCCCCCGCACGATCTGGATCGTCACCGCCCTGGTGCTCGCCGGCCTGTCCCTGGGGCTGACCCAGCTGCGCGCCTCCGGCCTGAGCAATGCCGACTCGTTCACCGGAAAGCCCGACTCGATCACGGGCCAGGAGATCCAGGACCGCTACTTCCCCGGAGGCAGCGGCGATCCCCTGGTCGTCGTCGCCGCGGCCGACCGCGCTCCCGCGGTGCGCGCCGCGGTCGAGACGACGCAGGGCGTGGTGCCCGGCTCGGTCGGTACGCCGCCCGGAGCACGGCCGGAAGCGAACGGGCAGGTCATCTTCGAGGCGACGATGACGGATCCCGCAGACAGCGACGCCGCCAAGGACACGGTGGAGCGGGTCCGCGACGCGGTACACGCGGTGCCGGGAGCCGATGCCCAGGTGGGCGGCAGCACCGCGGCGCTGCTCGACATGGACGCCGCGACCAGGCACGACAACCTGCTGATCATTCCGCTGGTGCTCCTGGTGGTGCTCGTCATCCTGGGGCTGCTGCTGCGTGCGGTGGTGGCACCTCTGGTGCTGGTCGCGACCGTGGTGCTGTCGTTCGCCGCCGCGCTCGGCATCAGCGCGCTGGCCTTCCGTCACGTGTTCGACTACGCGGGCGAGTCGACGGACTTCCCGCTGTTCGTCTTCGTGTTCCTGGTGGCCCTCGGTATCGACTACAACATCTTCCTGTCGACGAGGATCCGCGAGGAGGCGGCCCTCCAGGGCACCCGGGCAGGTGTGGTGTCAGGTCTCGCCGCCACCGGAGCGGTCATCACGTCGGCCGGCCTGGTGCTCGCCGGCACCTTCGCGGCGCTCGGCACCCTGCCGGTCGTGGTCTTCGCGGAGATCGGTTTCGCGGTGGCCCTGGGCGTGCTGCTGGACACCTTCGTCGTACGGTCCGTACTCGTCACCTCCCTGTTCCTCGACATCGGGCCGCGAGTCTGGTGGCCGAGCCGGGCGGCTCACGAGGACGGTGCGGCGGCGCGGGAGGCCGGGGCGAGGACACCGAAGGCGTAA